The Prevotella herbatica genome contains the following window.
CGGCATTTTTCATCATTAGGTCGTATAGCCTTTTTCCTACAGCTCTTGTGTTGCCTTTTAAAATTTCACGAGCTTGATTCATGTTCTCCTGATACTCTTCGTAGCTTTGCTTGTTTATGCAAGGGGCATTACAGTTGTGGATGTGATATTCCAAGCAAGGACGATATTTGCCAAGGTCTATTCCTTCACGTGTAATAGGTTGTCTGCATGTACGAGGTTTATATAATCTTTTTATTATGTCAAGCACTGCGTACATACTTGATATGTGCGGATATGGCCCATAAAACGTTCCAAAGTGCTTATTTATAGTTCTTGTTTTGAAAATCCGAGGAAAATATTCATTGGTTACGCAAATACTAGGATATGTCTTGCCATCTTTAAGCAAAACATTATATCTTGGATTATATTTCTTTATAAGGCTGTTTTCTAGTAATAAGGCATCTTCTTCTGTGTTTACAACAGTATAGCTGATATCTCTTATCTTCGAAACAAGTACTTTAGTTTTAAAACGGTCAACTTCTTTATGGAAATAAGACGAAACGCGTCTTTTTAGAGACTTTGCTTTGCCTACATATATAATAGTGTGGCTATCATCATAGAACTGATAGCTTCCTGGCTTCTCTGGCATGTTCAATACTATACCTTTAAGATAAGCTAATCTTTGCTCGTTTTCTTCTTTGTTCATGTTCTGAATCCCGTTAGTTTAAAGGTGTTTTGAAAGTTTTTGTTTCACGTGAAACTGATTGCGAAAATGGGCTTGAGAAGAAATTAAAACTAAAGCAAGAAGATGGGCGAAGTTCTTCTCTTCCATCTTCTTGCTGATTGTTTTAAAACTTCAGTAGGGATGTAATTTCAATATCCTTATCAAATAGTTCGCGGCTTTTTGGAAATTCACTGTTTAATTCAATGATGAAGTTACAATAAATCTTCTTTGGATGGAATTTCTTAACCAAGTTGCATGCTGCAAGCATTGTTCCTCCAGTTGCAAGCAAATCATCGTGCAGAAGTATTACGTCATTTTCGTTTATGGCATCTTCATGGATTTCAATAGTGTCAATACCATATTCTTTTGCATAACTTTCCTGAACAGTCTTACATGGAAGCTTGCCTGGTTTTCTGCAAAGAACGATGCCTGCGCCAAGTTTTACAGCTACGGCAGATGACATTACAAATCCACGACTTTCTATGCCTACAATTTTTGTTATTCCTTTATTTGTATAAAAGTCACACATTTCATCGGCGATTTCTTTTAGAGCTTCTGGGCTCTTAAAAAGGGTAGTGACGTCGCGGAAATTTACACCATCGATTGGCCAATCTGGTATACAACGCAGATTGTCTAATAGTAGTTGATTATTCATTTTTTTCTATATAGTTGTTTGTTATATTTTGTTTCGATTTCATCGAAGTATTACGTTTTACTTTAATGCTTAAAGTGCACAATATCAATGTTTTATTGTTTGATTGGTTTCACGTGAAACGTACGTGGTGTAACACCGGTGTTTCACGTTTTGGGCCCTGTTAAGTTATCTCCCCAAGAGAACCAAAAGAACGTTAATGTCGCTAGGAGAAACGCCTGGAATTCTACTTGCTTGTGCTAAAGTCTCTGGCTCGATTCTTTCAAGCTTTTGACGACCTTCTGTTGAAATTTCGTGAAGTTCGCTATATTTGAAGTGTCCCTTGATTTTTATATTCTCAAGACGGTGCATCTTGTCGGCAACGATTTTTTCTCGCTCGATGTAACCTTGATATTTCATTTTGATTTCGGCTGCCTCTACTATTTCTTCTTTTCTGTTTTCTGGCGAATTTATCGCTTCTTTGAGTGAAGGGATTATTTCAGAAAGATTGCTTAGAGAAATGTGTGGACGTGCAATAAGATCTATAAGTTTACAGCCAGCACGTAATGGCGTAGTACCGATAGCTTCAAGTTGAGAATTTATTTCCTGCGCTTTTATCGGAGTTTCCTTGCAGAAATTAATCAGTTTGTTTACAGCCTCTTTCTTTTCAAGCCACCAATCATATCTGTCGCGCTTGGCAATGCCTAATTCGAATGCTTTTTCTGTTAGTCTGGCATCGGCATCATCTTGTCTCAACAAAATACGATATTCTGCTCTTGATGTGAACATTCTATATGGTTCATCAACGCCCTTTGTTGTAAGGTCGTCTATAAGTACACCAATGTAGCTTTCGTCACGTTGCATGATGAGTGATTCTCCGCCCCCGCATCTTATAGCCGCATTTATTCCGGCAACAGTTCCCTGTCCACCTGCTTCTTCATATCCGGTAGTTCCGTTCACTTGTCCAGCGAAAAACAATCCAGGCACTTTTTTCGATTCAAGAGTGTGTTTTAGTTGCGTTGGATCAAAGTAATCATATTCTATCGCATAACCAGGTCGATAAATCTTTACGTCTCTAAAAGCATGAATTTTGTGGATTGCGTCAAGTTGTACATCCATTGGCATACTTGAAGAAAAACCGTTTAGATACATTTCGTTTGTATCTTCACCTTCTGGTTCCAAAAACAAAGGGTGTTGTTCCTTATCTGGAAATGTGACTAGTTTCGTTTCAATCGAAGGACAGTAACGTGGACCTGTACTTTGTATCTGGCCGTTGAAGAGGGGAGAATCTGCGAGTCCTTTTTTCAAGGTTTCGTGCACCTCTTTGTTTGTATATGTAGTCCAGCAAGGTAACTGTTTTAGTATGCGATGCTCTCCAAAATAACTGAATTGGTGAAAATCAACGTCGCCTTTCTGTTCCTCCATGTCTTCGAAGTGTACGCTGCGTTTATCTATTCTCACCGGTGTTCCTGTTTTCATCCTTGCCGATGTAATACCGAGTCGGTTGATACTTTCGGTGAAATTATGCACGGCTGGTTCGGCGCATCTTCCGCCTTCAACCATTTTTCTTCCTACGTGCATCAATCCATTCAGAAAAGTACCTGCAGTGACGATTACGCTCTTGGCTCTGAATTCCACACCCCAGATCGTACTTACACCAACAGCTTCTCCGTTTTCAACTAAAAGTTCATCAGCTTGATCTTGCCAGATATCAAGATTAGGTGTGCTGTCAAGAACGGTACGCCATTCCCATATAAACTTACCACGATCACATTGTGCTCGAGGGCTCCAAACGGCAGGCCCCTTGCCAATGTTTATCATTCGGAATTGTATTGCGGTCTTGTCTGTCACTCTAGCCATTTGGCCTCCAAGTGCGTCGATCTCACGTACAATCTGTCCTTTCGCAATTCCGCCAATAGCGGGGTTGCAACTCATCTGACCAATCTTATTCATATCCATTGTTATCAGGCACGTCTTCGCCCCCATGTTAGCTGAGGCAGCAGCCGCTTCACAGCCTGCATGACCGCCGCCGATAATAATAACGTCGTATTTAAAAAGCATTATTAGTATATACTTATATTTTTCGCAAAAGTAAGAAATAAAATTGGATTTTTTATTAAATAGCTTTGAATTATCACTAAAATATAGTATTTTTGCAATCTGTTATGAGGATAAATATGCCTATTAATAGGTATTGGTGTTGTGGATTTTTATAACGTGCAATAAATTAATGTAAATTAAATTGAATATAATTTCTAACAGTTAAATATTTAAAAATCAATCATTTATGTGGTTAATCAATTCATCTATTGGTAGAAAATTGGTAATGTCAATAACAGGCGTTGCTCTTATTCTATTTATGACGTTCCACTGTTGTATGAACGTTGCGGCCATTTTCTCAGGAAAGGCTTATAACACAATTTGTGAGTTGCTTGGCGCCAATTGGTATGCAGTAGTTGCAACAATTGGCTTAGCAGCACTTGCAGTTTGTCACATCGTTTATGCTTTCATTCTTACTGCACAGAACCGCAGCGCACGCGGTAGCGAGCGTTACGCAGTGACAGCAAAACCTGAAAAGGTAGAGTGGGCTAGTCAGAACATGCTTGTACTCGGACTTATCGTAGTTTTGGGTATAGGTCTTCACTTGTTTAACTTCTGGTATAAGATGATGTTTGCAGAGCTTGCTGGCATGCAGACAGCACTGTCTCCCTCAGACGGTTTTGGTCTTATCAAGGCAACATTCAGTAATCCTGTATATGTTGTTCTTTATATCATTTGGCTTGTTGCTATCTGGTTCCACCTTTCTCATGGTTTCTGGAGTGCGATGCAGACACTTGGTATCAATGGTAAGGTGTGGTTCACTCGTTGGAAAGTAATTGGTATTGTTTACGTAACAGTGCTTATGCTTGCTTTCGTTGCTGTAGTGCTCGCATTCTACTTCGGTATTGCACCTAGTCTTTGCGCTGCTGCATAATTTATAATCAACATTATTTCCACATTGTGAAAGCATGTGGCTTATAATTCAAAACAAAGAATATTATGACTAAGACATTAAATTCCAGAATACCAGAAGGACCAGTGGCTGAGAAATGGACCAACTATAAGGCTCATCAGCGCTTGGTTAACCCAAAAAATAAATTAAAACTGGACGTTATCGTTGTCGGTACAGGTCTTGCAGGTGCAAGTGCTGCCGCATCTCTTGGTGAGATGGGTTTCAACGTTCTAAATTTCTGCATCCAGGATTCTCCACGCCGTGCGCACTCTATTGCAGCTCAGGGTGGTATCAATGCTGCTAAGAACTATCAGAACGACGGTGACTCTATTTATCGCCTTTTCTATGATACAGTAAAGGGTGGTGACTACCGTGCTCGCGAGGCAAACGTATATCGTCTTGCAGAAGTTTCAAATGACATTATTGATCAGTGTGTTGCTCAGGGCGTTCCTTTCGCACGTGAATATGGTGGTATGCTTGCTAACCGTTCTTTCGGTGGTGCGCAGGTAAGCCGTACATTCTATGCAAAGGGTCAGACTGGTCAGCAGCTTCTTCTCGGCGCTTATTCATCTTTAAGTCTTCAGATACAGGCTGGTAAGGTTAAGCTTTACACTCGTTATGAGATGGAAGATGTTGTTATCGTTGACGAGCATGCTCGTGGTATTATTGCTAAGAACCTCGTTTCTGGGGAACTAGAGCGTTTCACAGCAAATGCTGTTGTAATTGCTACTGGTGGTTATGGTAATACATATTTCCTTTCAACAAACGCTATGGGCTGCAACTGTACAGCTGCCGTTCAGTGCTATCGTAAGGGTGCTTATTTCGCTAACCCTTCTTATGTTCAGATTCACCCTACATGTATTCCTGTACATGGTGACAAGCAGTCTAAGCTTACTCTTATGTCTGAGTCTTTGCGTAATGATGGTCGTATCTGGGTTCCTAAGAATCTTGAAGATGCAAAGAAATTGCAGTCTGGTGAGATGAAGGGCTCTGATATTCCTGAGGAAGCACGTGACTACTATTTGGAGCGTCGTTACCCAGCATTCGGTAATCTCGTACCTCGTGACGTTGCATCTCGTGCTGCTAAGGAGCGTTGTGATAACGGATATGGTGTAAACAATACTGGTCTTGCCGTTTACCTTGACTTCTCTGAGTCAATTAACCGTCTTGGTATTGATGCTATTCTTCAGCGTTATGGTAACCTCTTTGATATGTATGAAGAGATTACAGACGTTAATCCTGGTGAAGTCGCAAATGAAATTAATGGTGTTAAGTAT
Protein-coding sequences here:
- a CDS encoding adenine phosphoribosyltransferase is translated as MNNQLLLDNLRCIPDWPIDGVNFRDVTTLFKSPEALKEIADEMCDFYTNKGITKIVGIESRGFVMSSAVAVKLGAGIVLCRKPGKLPCKTVQESYAKEYGIDTIEIHEDAINENDVILLHDDLLATGGTMLAACNLVKKFHPKKIYCNFIIELNSEFPKSRELFDKDIEITSLLKF
- the mnmG gene encoding tRNA uridine-5-carboxymethylaminomethyl(34) synthesis enzyme MnmG; the encoded protein is MLFKYDVIIIGGGHAGCEAAAASANMGAKTCLITMDMNKIGQMSCNPAIGGIAKGQIVREIDALGGQMARVTDKTAIQFRMINIGKGPAVWSPRAQCDRGKFIWEWRTVLDSTPNLDIWQDQADELLVENGEAVGVSTIWGVEFRAKSVIVTAGTFLNGLMHVGRKMVEGGRCAEPAVHNFTESINRLGITSARMKTGTPVRIDKRSVHFEDMEEQKGDVDFHQFSYFGEHRILKQLPCWTTYTNKEVHETLKKGLADSPLFNGQIQSTGPRYCPSIETKLVTFPDKEQHPLFLEPEGEDTNEMYLNGFSSSMPMDVQLDAIHKIHAFRDVKIYRPGYAIEYDYFDPTQLKHTLESKKVPGLFFAGQVNGTTGYEEAGGQGTVAGINAAIRCGGGESLIMQRDESYIGVLIDDLTTKGVDEPYRMFTSRAEYRILLRQDDADARLTEKAFELGIAKRDRYDWWLEKKEAVNKLINFCKETPIKAQEINSQLEAIGTTPLRAGCKLIDLIARPHISLSNLSEIIPSLKEAINSPENRKEEIVEAAEIKMKYQGYIEREKIVADKMHRLENIKIKGHFKYSELHEISTEGRQKLERIEPETLAQASRIPGVSPSDINVLLVLLGR
- a CDS encoding succinate dehydrogenase/fumarate reductase cytochrome b subunit, with protein sequence MWLINSSIGRKLVMSITGVALILFMTFHCCMNVAAIFSGKAYNTICELLGANWYAVVATIGLAALAVCHIVYAFILTAQNRSARGSERYAVTAKPEKVEWASQNMLVLGLIVVLGIGLHLFNFWYKMMFAELAGMQTALSPSDGFGLIKATFSNPVYVVLYIIWLVAIWFHLSHGFWSAMQTLGINGKVWFTRWKVIGIVYVTVLMLAFVAVVLAFYFGIAPSLCAAA
- a CDS encoding fumarate reductase/succinate dehydrogenase flavoprotein subunit, which gives rise to MTKTLNSRIPEGPVAEKWTNYKAHQRLVNPKNKLKLDVIVVGTGLAGASAAASLGEMGFNVLNFCIQDSPRRAHSIAAQGGINAAKNYQNDGDSIYRLFYDTVKGGDYRAREANVYRLAEVSNDIIDQCVAQGVPFAREYGGMLANRSFGGAQVSRTFYAKGQTGQQLLLGAYSSLSLQIQAGKVKLYTRYEMEDVVIVDEHARGIIAKNLVSGELERFTANAVVIATGGYGNTYFLSTNAMGCNCTAAVQCYRKGAYFANPSYVQIHPTCIPVHGDKQSKLTLMSESLRNDGRIWVPKNLEDAKKLQSGEMKGSDIPEEARDYYLERRYPAFGNLVPRDVASRAAKERCDNGYGVNNTGLAVYLDFSESINRLGIDAILQRYGNLFDMYEEITDVNPGEVANEINGVKYYNPMMIFPAIHYTMGGIWVDYELMTTVPGLFSIGECNFSDHGANRLGASALMQGLADGYFVLPYTIQNYLADQDLWPHLDTNRAEFDEAENGVKAEIDRLMNIKGKRSVDSIHKELGHIMWEHVGMGRTKEGLEEGLKQMASLREEFNTNLFIPGSKEGLNIELDKAIHLRDFILMGELVAYDALHREESCGGHFREEHQTEEGEAKRDDENFFYVGCWEYNGDDAKAPELIKEPLEYEAIKVQTRNYKN